The following are encoded together in the Oncorhynchus nerka isolate Pitt River linkage group LG25, Oner_Uvic_2.0, whole genome shotgun sequence genome:
- the LOC115109353 gene encoding zinc finger protein 423 gives MSRRKQAKPRSVKAVEEGESSEFAGNWDSSSAQTDVPAVADREAERKERRAALEDGDHSVTSHDDRIGDDDLDDESIFTCDNCQQDFECLAELTDHRTNHCPADGDDDPGLSWVASSPSSKDVASPSQMLGDGCCDLGMGTGEEEGGAGLPYPCQFCDKSFSRLSYLKRHEQIHSDKLPFKCTFCSRLFKHKRSRDRHVKLHTGDKKYSCQECEAAFSRSDHLKIHLKTHSSSKPFKCSVCKRGFSSTSSLQSHMQAHRKNKEHLALRAEKEGGKRGSNAGSGGEMDQDPYMCDYCEETFSQTDELEKHVVTRHPQLSDRVDLQCIHCPEIFSDEGPLLSHIERSHANRKHKCPVCLEQFPSVEDVYCHLDSHRQPDSSNHSASPDPVLGSVASMSSATPDSSASLERGSTPDSTLKPTQSRRKLAPNSDHDDGGHWMAKVTYSCPYCSKRDFNSLAVLEIHLKTIHADKPQQNHTCQLCLDTLPTLYNLNEHVRKAHRSSGGVSAAFPLLQFTNVSAFHCNYCPDMFADINTLQEHIRMSHCLPGGMVAGSTTLEGNHAFFCNQCSMGFLTESSLTEHIQQTHCSGGGVPKMESPVLQPSQSFMEVYSCPYCTNSPIFGSLLKLTKHIKENHKNIPLANNKRQAKVADLSPASSDVEISSPKRHRLAGDSTLAGSNGDYPCNQCDLHFSSFESFQAHLKSHLEMLLRRQSCPQCNKEDFDSQESLLQHLTVHYTTTSTQYVCESCDKQFSSVDDLQKHLLDMHTFVLYHCTLCQEVFDSKVSIQVHLAVKHSNEKKMFRCTACAWDFRKESDLQLHVKHSHLGHPTGPAVAGKARKCIFCGETFGTEVELQCHITTHSKKFNCRFCGKAFHAIVLLERHLREKHCVFDGGNGTGNGGSQNGTPNGVTQSSKRGGGGERSTVTTEQADLQSMLLKNASQDVANSHEASGGEEELDNSEPMYACDICGAAYTMESLLQNHRLRDHNIQPGDDDAGTRKKKADFIKGNHKCNVCSRTFFSENGLREHAQTHRGPAKHYMCPICGERFPSLLTLTEHKVTHSKSLDTGTCRICKMPLQSEEDFIEHCQMHPDLRNSLTGFRCVVCMQTVTSTLELKIHGTFHMQKLSAGGGSGGGGGSASSSPNGQLQQHKHYKCALCLKEFKNKQELVKLDVNGLPYGLCAGCMSRATNGQSPSGGTTPQEAGGEKVAPVLRCPECAVKFETLEDLESHVQVDHPEMSPETSGAKKVTDASPVPKKKTYQCIKCQMTFETEREIQIHVANHMIGESASPFPVCVFIFVSLLWVSSLHSLLFGLALALSLPGLHSTQV, from the exons ATGGTGATGATGACCCTGGGCTCTCCTGGGTAGCGTCCTCTCCCTCCAGCAAAGACGTGGCATCGCCGTCACAGATGCTGGGGGATGGCTGCTGTGATCTGGGCATGGGCACAGGGGAGGAAGAAGGGGGCGCGGGGCTGCCCTACCCCTGCCAGTTCTGCGACAAGTCCTTCAGCCGCCTCAGCTACCTGAAGCGCCACGAGCAGATCCACAGCGACAAGCTGCCCTTCAAGTGCACCTTCTGCAGCCGCCTGTTCAAGCACAAGCGCAGCCGCGACCGCCACGTCAAGCTCCACACCGGAGACAAGAAGTACAGCTGCCAGGAATGTGAGGCGGCTTTCTCCCGCAGCGACCATCTCAAGATCCACCTGAAGACCCACAGCTCCAGCAAGCCCTTTAAGTGCAGCGTGTGCAAGAGAGGCTTCTCCTCCACATCCTCTCTACAGAGTCACATGCAGGCCCACAGGAAGAACAAGGAGCACCTGGCCCTGCGTGCTGAAAAGGAAGGGGGGAAGCGTGGCAGCAATGCAGGCAGTGGAGGGGAGATGGACCAGGACCCATACATGTGTGACTACTGTGAGGAGACCTTCAGCCAGACAGACGAGCTGGAGAAGCACGTAGTGACCCGCCACCCCCAGCTGTCTGATCGCGTTGACCTGCAGTGCATCCACTGCCCTGAGATCTTCAGCGACGAGGGCCCGCTGCTCTCCCACATCGAAAGGTCCCACGCCAACCGTAAACACAAGTGCCCTGTGTGCTTGGAGCAGTTCCCCTCTGTGGAGGACGTCTATTGCCACCTGGACAGCCACCGGCAGCCCGACTCCAGTAACCACAGTGCCAGCCCTGACCCAGTGCTGGGCAGCGTGGCATCCATGAGCAGCGCCACCCCAGACTCCAGTGCCTCTCTGGAGAGGGGTTCCACCCCTGACTCCACCCTGAAGCCCACCCAGAGCCGCCGCAAGCTGGCCCCCAACTCTGACCACGACGATGGGGGTCACTGGATGGCCAAGGTGACCTACAGCTGCCCCTACTGCTCCAAGAGAGACTTCAACAGCCTGGCCGTGCTGGAGATCCATCTGAAGACCATCCATGCAGACAAGCCCCAGCAGAACCACACCTGCCAGCTGTGTCTGGACACCCTGCCCACGCTCTACAACCTCAACGAGCACGTCCGCAAAGCCCACCGAAGCAGCGGAGGCGTCTCAGCGGCCTTCCCCCTGCTCCAGTTCACCAACGTGTCGGCCTTCCACTGCAACTACTGCCCAGACATGTTTGCAGACATCAACACCCTGCAGGAGCACATCCGCATGTCCCACTGCCTGCCTGGAGGAATGGTCGCAGGCTCCACCACCCTGGAGGGCAACCACGCCTTCTTCTGCAACCAGTGCTCCATGGGTTTCCTCACAGAGTCCTCTCTCACAGAGCACATCCAGCAGACCCACTGCAGCGGAGGAGGGGTTCCCAAGATGGAGTCCCCCGTTCTGCAGCCCTCCCAGTCCTTCATGGAGGTCTACTCCTGTCCATACTGCACCAACTCACCCATCTTTGGCTCCCTGCTCAAGCTCACCAAGCACATCAAGGAGAACCACAAGAACATCCCACTGGCCAATAACAAGCGGCAAGCCAAGGTGGCTGACCTTAGCCCAGCTTCGTCTGATGTTGAAATCTCCTCCCCCAAACGCCATAGGCTGGCTGGGGACTCTACCCTGGCAGGGTCCAATGGAGACTACCCCTGCAACCAGTGTGACCTACACTTCAGCAGCTTCGAGAGCTTCCAGGCCCATCTCAAGTCCCACCTGGAGATGCTGCTGAGGAGGCAGTCCTGCCCGCAGTGCAACAAAGAGGACTTCGACTCCCAGGAGTCTCTGCTGCAGCACCTGACAGTCCACTACACCACCACGTCCACACAGTACGTGTGTGAGAGTTGTGATAAGCAGTTCTCCTCTGTAGACGACCTGCAGAAGCACCTGCTGGACATGCACACCTTTGTGCTGTACCACTGCACGCTGTGCCAGGAGGTGTTTGACTCCAAGGTGTCCATCCAGGTCCACCTGGCTGTCAAGCACAGCAATGAGAAGAAGATGTTCCGCTGCACGGCCTGCGCCTGGGACTTCCGGAAGGAGAGTGACCTCCAGCTGCATGTCAAGCACAGCCACCTGGGACACCCCACTGGCCCTGCGGTCGCCGGCAAGGCCCGCAAGTGCATATTCTGTGGGGAGACGTTTGGCACAGAGGTGGAACTGCAGTGCCACATCACCACCCACAGTAAGAAGTTCAACTGCCGCTTCTGTGGCAAGGCCTTTCACGCTATTGTGCTGCTGGAGAGGCATCTGAGGGAGAAGCACTGTGTCTTCGACGGGGGCAATGGCACTGGGAATGGGGGCAGCCAGAATGGTACACCCAACGGGGTGACCCAGAGCTCCAAGCGTGGGGGAGGAGGCGAAAGATCGACAGTGACCACGGAGCAGGCTGACCTGCAGAGCATGCTGCTGAAGAATGCCAGCCAGGACGTAGCCAACAGCCATGAGGccagcggaggagaggaggagctggacAACTCAGAGCCCATGTACGCCTGTGACATCTGTGGGGCGGCCTACACCATGGAGAGTCTTCTGCAGAACCACCGGCTGAGGGACCACAACATCCAGCCCGGGGACGACGACGCCGGCACCCGCAAGAAGAAGGCCGACTTCATCAAGGGCAATCACAAGTGCAACGTGTGCTCACGGACCTTCTTCTCTGAGAATGGCCTGAGGGAGCACGCCCAGACCCATCGTGGCCCAGCCAAGCACTACATGTGCCCCATCTGTGGAGAGCGCTTCCCCTCCCTGCTCACGCTCACTGAACACAAGGTCACCCACAGCAAAAGCCTGGACACGGGCACCTGTCGCATCTGTAAGATGCCCCTGCAGAGCGAGGAGGACTTCATAGAGCACTGCCAGATGCACCCAGACCTGAGGAACTCTCTGACGGGCTTCCGCTGTGTGGTATGCATGCAGACCGTCACCTCCACCCTGGAGCTCAAGATCCACGGCACCTTCCACATGCAGAAGCTCTCAGCCGGCGGGGGCAGTGGGGGCGGGGGTGGATcggcctcctcctcccccaacgGCCAGCTGCAGCAACACAAGCACTACAAGTGTGCCCTGTGCCTCAAGGAGTTCAAGAACAAGCAGGAGCTGGTGAAGCTGGATGTGAACGGGCTGCCCTATGGGCTGTGTGCTGGCTGTATGAGCCGGGCTACCAACGGCCAGTCTCCCAGCGGGGGCACCACTCCCCAGGAGGCCGGGGGAGAGAAGGTTGCGCCGGTGCTGCGATGCCCCGAGTGTGCTGTGAAGTTTGAGACCCTAGAGGACCTGGAGAGCCACGTTCAGGTGGACCACCCCGAGATGAGCCCGGAGACCAGTGGGGCCAAGAAGGTGACGGATGCCTCGCCCGTCCCTAAA AAGAAGACGTACCAGTGCATCAAATGCCAAATGACCttcgagacagagcgagagatcCAGATCCACGTCGCCAATCACATGATCGGTGAGTCAGCCTCAccatttcctgtgtgtgtgtttatctttgTGTCTCTTCTTTGGGTTTCCTCTCTGCACAGCCTTCTCTTTGGCCTagccctcgccctctctctccccggccTGCACAGCACACAGGTGTGA